In one Xanthomonas fragariae genomic region, the following are encoded:
- a CDS encoding LPD29 domain-containing protein, translating to MATKYFTCAETAKLIRKALKEAFPGIKFSVKSHTYSGGASINVRWTDGPNEEQVKAVARHFEASYFDGCIDYKGSIYHMMEGQSVRFGADFIFCYRYYTRCRRAESYRCGLSPL from the coding sequence ATGGCTACCAAGTATTTTACTTGTGCCGAGACGGCCAAGCTAATTCGCAAAGCCCTCAAGGAAGCCTTTCCAGGGATCAAGTTCAGCGTCAAGAGCCACACCTACAGCGGCGGCGCCTCGATCAATGTTAGGTGGACAGATGGCCCGAACGAAGAACAGGTGAAAGCCGTCGCCCGTCATTTCGAGGCGTCATATTTCGATGGCTGCATCGACTACAAGGGTTCCATCTATCACATGATGGAAGGGCAGAGTGTCCGCTTTGGCGCCGACTTCATTTTCTGCTACCGCTACTACACCCGATGCCGCCGTGCAGA
- a CDS encoding DUF3991 and TOPRIM domain-containing protein — MDKLEISKLREIPLKAVLERFGAQPDPQDPKRNWKSHAGRITVTDGKFYNHDQAQGGGGSIDLAMHLGGFKFKEAVAWLGGNISRDAAINQYQAEARKHAERILDTTPAPKLHVPEPVVGKLDRVRNYLTVKRGIPEAIVDNAIDKGRLWADKYANAVFSLRDLEGKQIGAELRGTSDKPFHGVRGEKGLFFTGTSKPKTAVFVESAIDAMSYQAIHPNTLVIGTAGSGRDMLTAAARALDEKGFKLVAGFDADKSGDAQSKVLAAAVQSPVERQLPTTGKDWNDELKAQRTAVRSAEEVER; from the coding sequence ATGGACAAACTCGAAATCTCGAAGCTTCGCGAAATTCCCCTTAAAGCTGTTCTAGAGCGTTTCGGCGCGCAGCCAGACCCGCAGGACCCAAAGCGCAATTGGAAGTCGCATGCGGGCCGTATCACGGTCACGGATGGGAAGTTCTACAACCACGACCAGGCGCAAGGCGGTGGGGGATCAATAGACCTCGCGATGCACTTAGGCGGGTTCAAGTTCAAAGAGGCTGTTGCTTGGCTCGGCGGCAACATCAGCCGCGACGCAGCAATCAATCAATACCAGGCAGAAGCACGCAAGCACGCAGAGCGCATCCTTGACACGACGCCAGCGCCAAAACTCCACGTACCTGAGCCGGTGGTGGGCAAGCTCGACCGCGTGCGCAACTACTTGACCGTCAAGCGAGGCATCCCCGAAGCCATTGTCGATAACGCGATAGACAAAGGGCGCTTGTGGGCCGACAAATACGCGAACGCTGTTTTCAGCCTGCGCGATCTCGAAGGGAAGCAGATCGGCGCCGAATTACGCGGCACGTCCGACAAGCCGTTTCACGGCGTGCGCGGCGAGAAAGGTCTGTTTTTCACTGGCACGTCGAAGCCCAAGACTGCCGTGTTCGTTGAGTCGGCCATCGATGCCATGAGCTACCAGGCCATTCACCCGAACACCTTGGTGATCGGCACTGCCGGCAGCGGCCGCGACATGCTGACAGCTGCTGCGCGAGCGCTCGATGAAAAAGGCTTCAAACTCGTCGCCGGTTTCGACGCTGATAAGTCCGGCGATGCTCAAAGCAAGGTCCTTGCAGCAGCCGTTCAAAGCCCTGTTGAGCGTCAACTGCCAACCACAGGCAAAGACTGGAACGACGAACTAAAAGCCCAGCGAACCGCAGTCCGTAGCGCCGAAGAAGTAGAACGGTAA